One window of Rhizobium leguminosarum genomic DNA carries:
- a CDS encoding NADH-quinone oxidoreductase subunit D, with product MTEHNVRNFNINFGPQHPAAHGVLRLVLELDGEIVERVDPHIGLLHRGTEKLIETKTYLQAVPYFDRLDYVAPMNQEHAYAMAVEKLLGIDIPIRGQLIRVLYSEIGRILSHLLNVTTQAMDVGALTPPLWGFEEREKLMVFYERASGSRMHAAYVRPGGVHQDLPEQLVQDIGDWCDPFLKALDDIDNLLTGNRIFKQRNVDIGVVSLEDCWAWGFSGVMVRGSGAAWDLRRAQPYECYSDLEFDIPIGKNGDNYDRYLIRMIEMRESVRIMKQCVNRLLSDAKTGPFSSIDGKVVPPKRGEMKRSMEALIHHFKLYTEGYHVPAGEVYAAVEAPKGEFGVYLVSDGSNKPYRCKIRAPGYAHLQAMDFMCRGHQLADIAAVLGSLDIVFGEVDR from the coding sequence ATGACCGAACATAACGTCCGCAACTTCAACATCAATTTCGGACCGCAGCATCCGGCGGCGCATGGCGTTCTTCGTCTTGTCCTGGAGCTTGACGGCGAAATTGTGGAGCGGGTTGATCCGCATATCGGCCTGCTGCACCGCGGCACCGAGAAGCTGATCGAGACCAAGACCTATCTTCAGGCCGTGCCTTATTTCGATCGTCTCGATTACGTCGCGCCGATGAACCAGGAGCATGCCTATGCGATGGCTGTGGAAAAGCTGCTCGGCATCGACATCCCGATTCGCGGCCAGCTGATCCGCGTTCTCTATTCGGAAATCGGCCGCATTCTCTCGCATCTCTTGAACGTGACGACGCAGGCCATGGACGTCGGCGCGCTGACGCCGCCGCTCTGGGGCTTCGAAGAGCGTGAAAAGCTGATGGTGTTCTATGAGCGCGCCAGCGGCTCGCGCATGCATGCCGCTTATGTCCGTCCGGGCGGCGTCCACCAGGATCTGCCGGAACAGCTCGTCCAGGATATCGGCGACTGGTGCGACCCCTTCCTGAAGGCGCTCGACGACATCGACAATCTGTTGACCGGCAACCGCATCTTCAAGCAGCGCAACGTCGATATCGGCGTCGTTTCGCTGGAGGATTGCTGGGCCTGGGGCTTCTCCGGCGTCATGGTGCGCGGTTCGGGCGCTGCCTGGGACCTGCGTCGCGCCCAGCCCTACGAATGTTATTCCGATCTCGAATTCGACATTCCGATCGGCAAGAACGGCGACAACTATGACCGCTACCTGATCCGCATGATCGAGATGCGCGAATCGGTCCGCATCATGAAGCAATGCGTCAATCGCCTGCTGTCGGATGCCAAGACCGGTCCTTTCTCGTCGATCGACGGCAAGGTCGTGCCGCCGAAGCGCGGCGAGATGAAGCGCTCGATGGAAGCGCTGATCCACCACTTCAAGCTCTATACCGAAGGCTACCACGTGCCGGCCGGCGAGGTTTACGCGGCCGTCGAGGCGCCGAAGGGAGAGTTCGGCGTCTATCTGGTTTCCGATGGCTCCAACAAGCCGTATCGCTGCAAGATCCGTGCGCCGGGTTATGCGCATCTGCAGGCGATGGACTTCATGTGCCGCGGCCACCAGCTTGCCGACATCGCGGCCGTGCTCGGCTCGCTCGACATCGTCTTCGGCGAGGTGGACCGCTGA
- a CDS encoding NADH-quinone oxidoreductase subunit C, with product MSEALTELASYLGEARGNLIAASQLKYRELTLTTTGENLIALLTFLRDDARCGFVNLIDICGVDWPQRELRFDVVYHLLSPKQNLRIRVKVATDEDTPVPSACAVHPGADWFERETWDMYGVLFTGHPDLRRILTDYGFEGHPLRKDFPTTGFVEVRYDDAAKRVVYEPVELKQEFRNFDFMSPWEGTEYVLPGDEKAKQ from the coding sequence ATGAGTGAAGCCCTGACTGAGCTTGCGTCCTACCTTGGCGAAGCGCGTGGCAACCTGATCGCCGCATCGCAGCTGAAGTATCGCGAGCTGACGCTGACAACGACCGGTGAAAACCTGATCGCGCTTTTGACCTTCCTGCGTGACGACGCCAGATGCGGTTTCGTCAACCTGATCGATATTTGCGGCGTCGACTGGCCGCAGCGCGAGCTGCGTTTCGACGTCGTCTATCACCTGCTGTCGCCGAAGCAGAACCTGCGCATCCGCGTCAAGGTGGCCACCGACGAAGATACGCCGGTGCCGTCGGCCTGCGCCGTCCATCCCGGAGCAGACTGGTTCGAGCGCGAAACCTGGGACATGTACGGCGTGCTGTTCACCGGCCATCCGGACCTGCGCCGCATCCTGACCGACTACGGCTTCGAAGGCCACCCGCTGCGCAAGGACTTCCCGACCACCGGTTTCGTCGAAGTCCGTTACGACGATGCGGCAAAGCGCGTCGTATACGAGCCGGTCGAGCTCAAACAGGAATTCCGCAACTTCGACTTCATGTCGCCTTGGGAAGGTACTGAATACGTGCTGCCAGGCGACGAAAAGGCGAAGCAATAA
- a CDS encoding NuoB/complex I 20 kDa subunit family protein: MGVAPVSNQPLVAQQPKGIIDPSTGKPIGSNDAFFGEINNELADKGFLVTSTDELINWARTGSLMWMTFGLACCAVEMMQLSMPRYDVERFGFAPRASPRQSDVMIVAGTLTNKMAPALRKVYDQMPEPRYVISMGSCANGGGYYHYSYSVVRGCDRIVPIDIYVPGCPPTAEALLYGVLLLQKKIRRTGTIER; this comes from the coding sequence ATGGGAGTAGCCCCTGTGAGCAATCAGCCGCTCGTCGCCCAGCAGCCGAAGGGGATCATCGATCCCTCGACCGGCAAGCCGATCGGGAGCAACGACGCATTTTTCGGCGAGATCAACAACGAACTTGCCGACAAGGGCTTTCTCGTTACCTCGACCGACGAGCTGATCAACTGGGCCCGTACCGGCTCGCTGATGTGGATGACCTTCGGCCTTGCCTGCTGCGCCGTCGAAATGATGCAGCTGTCGATGCCGCGTTATGATGTCGAGCGCTTCGGTTTTGCGCCGCGCGCTTCGCCGCGCCAGTCGGACGTGATGATCGTCGCCGGCACGCTGACCAACAAGATGGCGCCCGCCCTGCGCAAGGTCTACGACCAGATGCCCGAGCCGCGCTACGTCATCTCGATGGGCTCCTGCGCCAATGGCGGCGGCTACTATCACTATTCCTATTCGGTGGTGCGCGGCTGCGACCGCATCGTGCCGATCGACATCTACGTGCCGGGCTGTCCCCCCACGGCGGAGGCGCTGCTTTACGGCGTGCTTCTGCTGCAGAAGAAGATCCGGCGCACCGGCACGATCGAACGCTAA
- a CDS encoding NADH-quinone oxidoreductase subunit A gives MTELLSSYIPIAIFIAIALVIGLALLIAPFAVAFKAPDSEKLSAYECGFNAFDDARMKFDIRFYLVSILFIIFDLEVAFLFPWAVSFGAIGWFGFWSMMVFLLVLTIGFIYEWKKGALEWE, from the coding sequence ATGACTGAACTGCTCAGTTCCTATATTCCGATCGCTATCTTCATCGCTATCGCGCTCGTTATCGGTCTGGCGCTGCTCATTGCGCCGTTCGCCGTGGCTTTCAAAGCGCCCGATTCGGAAAAGCTCTCGGCTTACGAATGCGGCTTCAACGCGTTCGACGACGCCCGCATGAAATTCGACATCCGCTTCTACCTCGTGTCGATCCTCTTCATCATCTTCGATCTGGAAGTTGCCTTCCTCTTCCCTTGGGCCGTTTCCTTCGGCGCCATCGGCTGGTTCGGCTTCTGGTCCATGATGGTCTTCCTCCTCGTGCTGACCATCGGCTTTATCTATGAATGGAAAAAGGGAGCCCTGGAATGGGAGTAG